The Porites lutea chromosome 4, jaPorLute2.1, whole genome shotgun sequence genome contains a region encoding:
- the LOC140934608 gene encoding uncharacterized protein — MLFSPPGTTSEQPVIVDLSNEENSKMPERQKSVLQERQTDIGDACSSNKNADEFDEESLLEMMGKPDSPSIECELNVRSGNHDGPTLDYVSIKEEFSNGMYGSDEKPFTSTLKSTVANSSNKNADEFDEESLLERMDKPDSPSIECELNVSSGNHDGPTLDYVSIREEFSNGMYGSDEKPFTSTLKSAVANSALPFDAFFHKAKVETAENEFDTVLYPEIKDIAAKVGDDVNSGQSGREVGATGFVDLPQDLPINVDATASACQMVQGDEQIGRDPSFKDDNYKGYSNLILNLHGDALSSLEEDLEDIYSTQSDIEEEINAIPRDTDVQAESVSRLCVNQFHEEAPGETHLSGKHVKHASFADDKNPIKDTFISARQAPAAAITTPRKGLREEEFFRTILRLNVADLVYPERNGRAHGPPRELPSVSGPVKTCFDSIDQYYDTFKPLFFLEIWEKISNRWRDKKVDKKRVVMEVLDGSTSNSIIPCSGFITDQQERKALFPIQRDLVVVKLIESEPTGKGCRAPHSNGLLTTTELFYFFAGPEHFAVVLGEPRLSPGVFGIVETVDVKKADVCGKFRLTLNIRTASTFRPKRGSYLEVKFVASLLTALRSWRGMMYLSKSPLARDILKPRKAEYFCTSHHQYPAPESEEYNEFQAKAISIASNAAHMAFPIPRICMLQGPPGTGKSHTIVGIIKEILNRPQENHQPTASGPFVGHQASKVRILLCAPSNVAIDALIGHIEAARIHLNNENRRGCRQALSNNCGDLFLVRVGRKHEILPSALKFGLDCLTKQVLDKELVSATAGRLAKNSSHDYYHNKHKNLQIEKEALREKLREENAKQTRIRREILDSADIICTTLSGAGSESLKNDLQSDRRRICPFSCVIVDEACHTTELDLLIPLQYMASKLVLVGDPTQLPPTVLSTKVKENLFGRSMFERLDAHFRDQDLENPVIMLEEQYRMHPEIARFPSVHFYSSRLKSHSSSETRAFPLDKHYALFDVHVGKETGLEKGELWNSVEADMIADLCGHLVKVLDAESIGVITPYRNQRSEIQKRLLMRGGATSVIEVEKVDVFQGREKDVIILSCVRTKNYHGSIGFVAEKRRMHVALTRARQSLFVFGDMETLKGVSEEWRALIEDAHERGCCYRVASSEDVQCVISLRNDRRSSAKDPRLHNEIAPRRQCSNSNITDTNRRLHREDMSENQRASPALKNEGHLLITIASSEGEQTGRSITVTPGNDRRFPVRDHRLEDREDTIASSLRWDDTDVPETRRPSHRINMSEDQTASLALRNQEQMLITVVSSFEDTQPVRRSITAKNDRHSPSRDHRLERKNVASTRRLSDTNTPETRRPPYGVNMSEDQAVTSTLRKEHDGNERESRHQDHSRSSRSRDRSRRSRSRDRAFGKGRSSWHRDYDANEGRSYHRKDNEKESRSSRRDHYEEEGRGGGGFSRHKERHEKRSPSPHKDRRKGKEGGASRYRSYDRRDDSLTQKQIYEKDSNLRNRDYSAKGSSSHAGRHHEIEGNSRHGYDHRKNKEICAATNAYSDDDHERSKESRSKGESYGARKFKRYHSDGIIGRPHRRTQSPTTKRQIFGNAVRDCGEEYKHQEEQMERDESTKRPIFDEPSISSHSTASVSVLKAASSFQKSEVDCNRYSIQLGSREIGRSPTACDAFSANTISSNSAGAEMGTQDYTLASVIEKLRYYAPRYFGQHQRLEGAQSARSTTKATTSNSPDRLLPPTSSSKTSETIALTHSRSPLSETSETTALNGSSRSATEARASTCMTSAGPFKREGAIIVPAGVSGSRTQTVQADITTSGFSRSSLERVANKATGVCSFSGSDREGIAMAGLQKSSSETATNTAQVNPPRSLPYIAEAIKSDCKNTADTVQWTYQHPPKSFSTVISGQSVATAVPVLSNTRLCDPEHPSGRSAKNDELDPSAQKAANIVRQRHPPPAPIPIIQAVGPRRRVSRVNSNDAGVNILRERASETATVQKRKDDNVTSPNKIDKKKLCEGFRGRKSWN, encoded by the exons TGGGCCAACTCTTGATTATGTTTCCATCAAAGAAGAGTTCTCGAATGGGATGTATGGCTCAGATGAGAAGCCTTTCACCTCTACCCTGAAAAGCACAGTGGCAAATTCAAGTAATAAAAACGCTGATGAATTTGATGAGGAAAGTTTACTTGAAAGGATGGATAAACCCGACTCCCCTTCAATAGAGTGTGAATTAAATGTAAGCTCTGGAAATCATGATGGGCCAACTCTTGATTATGTTTCCATCAGAGAAGAGTTCTCGAATGGGATGTATGGCTCAGATGAGAAGCCTTTCACCTCTACCCTGAAAAGCGCAGTGGCAAATTCGGCTTTGCCTTTTGACGCTTTTTTTCATAAAGCAAAGGTGGAAACGGCGGAAAATGAATTCGACACTGTTTTATATCCTGAAATAAAAGATATCGCAGCTAAAGTGGGCGATGATGTCAATAGTGGGCAGTCAGGTCGTGAGGTCGGTGCAACAGGATTTGTTGATTTACCGCAGGATTTGCCGATCAATGTTGACGCCACCGCAAGTGCGTGTCAGATGGTACAAGGAGACGAGCAGATTGGAAGGGATCCGTCATTCAAAGACGACAATTACAAAGGATACAGCAATTTGATTCTGAATCTACACGGCGATGCTCTTTCAAGCTTAGAAGAAGATCTTGAAGACATATACAGCACTCAAAGCGACATCGAGGAAGAGATCAACGCCATTCCTCGCGATACGGACGTTCAAGCTGAATCTGTAAGCAGATTATGTGTTAATCAGTTCCATGAAGAAGCTCCCGGTGAAACTCATCTGTCTGGAAAACACGTGAAACATGCATCATTTGCCGATGACAAAAATCCAATTAAAGACACTTTCATTTCCGCTCGGCAGGCACCTGCAGCAGCTATCACAACGCCACGAAAAGGCCTTAGAGAAGAAGAGTTTTTCCGCACGATTCTTCGATTGAATGTTGCGGATCTTGTTTACCCAGAACGAAATGGAAGAGCTCACGGCCCACCCCGAGAACTGCCCTCTGTTTCTGGGCCAGTCAAAACGTGTTTTGATTCCATTGATCAGTATTATGACACTTTcaaacctttgtttttcttagAAATTTGGGAGAAG ATTTCTAACCGTTGGAGAGACAAAAAGGTGGATAAGAAGCGAGTGGTCATGGAGGTTTTAGACGGAAGCACGTCTAACAGCATTATTCCATGCAGTGGTTTCATAACCGACCAGCAAGAAAGAAAAGCGTTGTTCCCGATACAGAGAGATTTGGTGGTTGTGAAACTAATCGAAAGCGAACCAACAGGTAAAGGATGTAGGG CACCACACAGTAACGGTTTACTAACGACGACcgagcttttttatttttttgctggaCCAGAGcactttgctgttgttttaggTGAGCCCCGTTTAAGTCCTGGAGTCTTTGGTATTGTGGAGACAGTTGACGTCAAAAAAGCTG ATGTTTGTGGTAAGTTCAGGCTCACCTTGAACATCAGAACTGCTTCAACATTTCGACCAAAGCGAGGAAGCTACCTGGAGGTGAAATTTGTGGCGTCGTTATTGACAGCACTACGATCGTGGCGTGGTATGATGTATCTTAGCAAGAGCCCCTTAGCTCGTGACATCCTGAAACCGCGCAAAGCAGAATATTTTTGTACGAGTCATCATCAATACCCGGCGCCCGAATCCGAG GAGTACAATGAATTCCAGGCAAAGGCCATCTCCATTGCATCAAATGCTGCGCACATGGCATTCCCGATTCCACGGATTTGCATGTTACAGGGTCCTCCAGGGACTGGCAAATCACACACCATTGTTGGCATTATCAAGGAGATCTTAAAT CGACCACAGGAAAATCACCAACCTACAGCCTCGGGTCCGTTTGTCGGACATCAAGCAAGCAAAGTGCGAATTTTGTTGTGTGCACCGTCTAACGTTGCCATAGATGCATTAATTGGCCATATCGAAGCGGCAAGAATTCATCTAAACAATGAAAATAGAAGAGGTTGCAGGCAAG CACTCTCAAACAATTGCGGCGATTTGTTTCTGGTACGAGTTGGCCGTAAACACGAGATCCTGCCATCAGCCCTCAAGTTTGGTTTGGATTGCCTGACAAAGCAGGTGCTGGACAAGGAACTTGTTTCGGCGACAGCAGGACGACTTGCCAAGAATTCTTCCCACGATTATTATCATAACAAG CACAAGAATTTGCAAATTGAAAAGGAGGCACTCAGAGAGAAATTGCGAGAGGAGAACGCCAAGCAAACAAGAATCAGAAGGGAAATTTTGGATTCTGCAGACATCATATGTACCACGCTCAGTGGGGCAGGGAGTGAAAGCTTGAAGAATGACTTGCAGTCGGACAGAAG GCGTATCTGCCCTTTCAGTTGTGTTATTGTTGACGAG GCGTGTCATACTACTGAACTGGATTTGCTCATCCCTCTTCAATATATGGCATCTAAACTAGTGCTGGTCGGAGATCCTACACAGTTGCCGCCCACAGTACTGTCAACG AAAGTGAAGGAAAACCTATTTGGACGTTCCATGTTTGAACGACTCGATGCACACTTTCGAGATCAAG ACTTGGAGAATCCGGTAATTATGCTAGAGGAGCAATACCGCATGCATCCAGAAATTGCTCGCTTTCCCTCTGTGCACTTCTATAGCTCACGCCTGAAAAGCCACAG CTCATCGGAGACGAGGGCATTTCCACTTGACAAACACTACGCCCTTTTTGACGTCCATGTTGGAAAAGAAACAGGCCTGGAGAAAGG GGAATTGTGGAATTCGGTTGAGGCAGACATGATTGCTGATTTGTGTGGTCACTTAGTCAAGGTCCTGGACGCAGAGTCTATCGGAGTAATCACTCCTTACCGTAATCAGAGAAGCGAAATCCAGAAACGTCTTTTAATGAG AGGTGGTGCTACAAGTGTTATCGAAGTGGAGAAAGTGGATGTTTTTCAG gGGAGAGAGAAAGATGTCATTATTTTGAGCTGTGTTCGTACAAAGAATTATCATGGCTCTATCGG CTTTGTTGCTGAAAAACGGCGAATGCATGTCGCCCTCACAAGGGCTCGACAGTCTTTGTTCGTTTTTGGAGACATGGAAACACTTAAG GGTGTTTCCGAGGAATGGAGAGCGTTGATTGAGGACGCGCATGAAAGAGGTTGTTGCTATCGGGTTGCTTCTTCGGAGGATGTACAGTGCGTTATCTCTTTAAGGAATGACAGACGGTCATCGGCGAAAGACCCTCGATTACATAACGAAATCGCTCCGCGAAGGCAGTGCAGTAACAGTAACATAACTGATACAAATCGTCGCTTGCATCGAGAGGATATGTCAGAAAATCAAAGAGCAAGTCCAGCTTTAAAGAATGAAGGACACCTGCTGATAACCATTGCGTCTTCGGAGGGTGAGCAGACCGGACGTTCCATCACTGTAACACCTGGGAATGATAGACGCTTTCCTGTTAGAGACCATCGATTAGAGGACAGAGAGGACACAATAGCTTCGAGTTTACGGTGGGATGACACTGACGTTCCTGAAACACGTCGTCCCTCGCATCGAATTAACATGTCAGAAGATCAAACAGCAAGCCTAGCCTTAAGGAATCAAGAACAAATGTTGATAACCGTTGTGTCGTCCTTTGAGGATACACAACCCGTACGCCGTTCCATCACTGCAAAGAATGATAGACACTCGCCTTCCAGAGACCATCGATTAGAGCGTAAGAATGTTGCTTCGACAAGACGGCTGAGTGACACTAACACTCCCGAAACGCGTCGTCCCCCGTATGGAGTTAACATGTCAGAAGATCAAGCAGTAACTTCAACTCTTCGCAAAGAACACGATGGGAATGAACGTGAGTCTCGCCATCAGGATCATTCTCGTTCTTCGCGTTCCAGAGATCGATCCCGTCGTTCACGCTCCAGGGATCGTGCATTCGGCAAGGGACGATCCTCTTGGCACAGGGATTACGATGCCAATGAAGGCAGATCGTACCACAGAAAAGACAATGAGAAAGAAAGTCGTTCAAGCCGCCGGGATCACTATGAGGAGGAAGGCAGAGGTGGAGGCGGGTTTTCTAGGCACAAAGAACGTCATGAAAAACGAAGTCCTTCACCTCACAAAGATCGTCGAAAAGGCAAAGAAGGTGGGGCCTCAAGGTACCGTAGTTATGATCGAAGGGACGATAGTTTAACACAGAAACAAATATACGAGAAAGATAGTAACTTGCGAAATAGAGATTACAGCGCAAAAGGAAGCTCCAGCCACGCAGGTCGTCACCATGAAATAGAAGGTAACTCGAGGCATGGATATGATCATCGGAAGAACAAGGAAATTTGTGCTGCTACTAATGCATATAGTGACGATGATCATGAGAGAAGCAAGGAAAGTAGGTCAAAGGGGGAAAGCTACGGTGCAAGGAAATTTAAGAGATATCATTCCGACGGAATAATCGGTAGACCACATCGCAGGACCCAATCACCAACTACAAAAAGGCAAATATTTGGAAATGCCGTAAGGGACTGTGGTGAAGAATACAAACACCAGGAAGAGCAAATGGAGCGAGACGAAAGCACCAAAAGACCTATATTTGATGAACCTTCCATTAGTTCTCATTCTACAGCTTCGGTCTCAGTTTTAAAGGCTGCCTCTTCCTTTCAAAAAAGTGAAGTAGATTGCAACCGGTATTCGATTCAGTTGGGTTCCAGAGAAATTGGAAGAAGTCCTACAGCGTGTGATGCCTTTTCTGCTAATACCATTTCTTCAAACAGTGCGGGTGCAGAAATGGGAACACAAGACTATACGTTGGCTTCTGTTATAGAAAAACTTCGGTATTATGCCCCTAGGTATTTTGGACAGCACCAACGGCTCGAAGGGGCTCAATCTGCACGGTCAACAACTAAAGCAACTACATCAAATTCCCCTGATAGATTATTACCGCCGACGTCATCTTCTAAAACTAGTGAGACGATCGCCCTGACTCATTCACGCAGCCCACTTTCCGAAACTTCCGAAACCACTGCCCTAAATGGCTCATCGAGGTCAGCTACTGAAGCTAGAGCCAGTACATGTATGACATCAGCGGGCCCATTTAAGAGAGAAGGTGCAATCATTGTGCCCGCTGGTGTATCAGGGTCGCGTACGCAAACTGTGCAAGCAGACATCACAACTTCTGGTTTTTCGAGGTCATCCCTTGAAAGGGTCGCAAACAAAGCTACAGGCGTTTGCAGCTTTTCAGGCTCAGATAGGGAAGGAATAGCGATGGCTGGTTTACAAAAGTCATCTTCTGAGACTGCTACAAATACTGCCCAAGTTAATCCACCAAGGTCTCTTCCTTACATAGCTGAAGCCATTAAATCAGATTGTAAGAATACGGCCGATACAGTGCAGTGGACATACCAACATCCTCCAAAGTCTTTTTCTACTGTTATTTCAGGCCAATCTGTTGCAACCGCGGTCCCAGTTTTGTCCAACACAAGACTCTGTGACCCCGAACATCCGTCTGGTCGCAGTGCCAAAAATGATGAGTTAGATCCAAGTGCCCAAAAGGCGGCGAACATTGTTAGGCAGCGGCATCCTCCTCCTGCGCCTATTCCTATAATCCAAGCGGTAGGTCCCCGTAGGAGAGTGTCTCGTGTCAACTCAAACGATGCTGGCGTTAATATATTGAGAGAAAGGGCCAGCGAAACGGCAACtgtacagaaaagaaaagacgaCAATGTTACTTCACCAAATAAAATTGATAAGAAAAAGCTGTGTGAAGGCTTTAGGGGCAGAAAGAGTTGGAACTAA